A window of the Oncorhynchus mykiss isolate Arlee chromosome 15, USDA_OmykA_1.1, whole genome shotgun sequence genome harbors these coding sequences:
- the LOC110490152 gene encoding ubiquitin carboxyl-terminal hydrolase 15 isoform X6, with protein MAEGGAADLDTQRGEVAALLKTQLRKGDTWYLVDSHWFKQWKKYVGFDSWDKYQMGDQNVYPGPVDNSGLLTSDGDVLAIKEHLIDELDYILIPTEGWNKLVSWYPLMEGQEPISRKVVEQGMFVKHCKVEVYLTELKLCEDRNMDNVVTRRFSKADTIDTIEKEMRKLFSIPDERETRLWNKYMSNTFEPLNKPDSTIQDAGLYQGQEWRWRG; from the exons ATGGCGGAAGGAGGAGCGGCTGATCTGGATACCCAGAGAGGAGAAGTCGCAGCACTGCTGAAAACACAGCTACGAAAGGGAGATACTTG GTACCTAGTGGACAGCCACTGGTTCAAACAGTGGAAGAAATATGTGGGCTTTGACAGCTGGGACAAATATCAGATGGGAGACCAGAATGTCTACCCTGGACCAGTGGACAACTCGGGGCTCCTTACAAGTG ATGGGGATGTTCTGGCCATCAAGGAGCACCTCATTGATGAGCTGGACTACATCCTGATCCCAACAGAAGGCTGGAATAAGCTAGTGAGCTGGTATCCACTGATGGAGGGACAAGAGCCTATCTCACGCAAG GTGGTAGAACAGGGTATGTTTGTGAAGCACTGCAAGGTGGAGGTGTACCTCACAGAACTGAAGCTGTGTGAAGACCGCAACATGGACAACGTGGTCACCAGACGCTTCAGCAAAGCGGACACGATAG ACACCATTGAGAAGGAGATGCGTAAACTGTTCAGTATCCCagacgagagagagaccaggTTGTGGAACAAGTACATGAGCAACACGTTCGAGCCTCTGAACAAACCGGACAGCACCATACAGGACGCAGGACTCTACCAAGGACAG GAATGGCGCTGGAGGGGATGA